In a genomic window of Acidobacteriota bacterium:
- a CDS encoding radical SAM protein gives MPTVRALRPPRPTHDPWLPQGVTVELERGPGGESTPSATVFLTGAECPFTCVFCDLWRYTIDGPTPAGALPAQLRAALEQLPGLLREAGLDRCDQLKLYNASNFFDRLAVPEEDLEPIAGLAAGFQRVVVECHPRLVDERVRRFADRLPGRLEVAMGLETAHPEALSRLGKQMTLEQFDRAAERLRADGVDLRVFVLVGVPFVPAEEQAKWVAESVRHAVGAGARSVALIPVRGGNGELERLRGLGLFEPPDLALLEECLAEGLRAAEASLAVQVDPWDLEQVAAGCDACRDARVAAIREMNRTGAPPRTVGGDRG, from the coding sequence ATGCCGACCGTTCGGGCGCTCCGTCCGCCCAGGCCGACCCACGACCCGTGGCTGCCCCAGGGAGTGACGGTCGAACTGGAGCGCGGCCCCGGGGGTGAGTCCACTCCCTCGGCGACCGTGTTCCTGACCGGCGCGGAGTGCCCCTTCACCTGCGTGTTCTGCGACCTCTGGCGGTACACGATCGACGGACCTACGCCGGCCGGGGCGCTGCCGGCGCAGTTGCGCGCGGCGCTGGAGCAGCTTCCCGGCCTGCTCCGGGAAGCGGGGCTCGATCGCTGCGACCAGCTCAAGCTGTACAACGCGAGCAACTTCTTCGACCGGCTGGCGGTGCCGGAGGAGGACCTGGAACCGATCGCCGGCCTGGCCGCCGGGTTCCAAAGGGTGGTGGTCGAGTGCCACCCGCGCCTGGTCGACGAACGGGTACGCCGTTTCGCGGACCGGCTGCCGGGCCGGCTGGAGGTGGCAATGGGCCTGGAGACGGCGCACCCGGAGGCGTTGTCGCGGCTGGGCAAGCAGATGACCCTGGAGCAGTTCGACCGGGCCGCGGAGCGCCTGCGCGCCGACGGCGTCGACCTGCGGGTGTTCGTGCTGGTCGGCGTGCCCTTTGTGCCGGCGGAGGAGCAGGCGAAGTGGGTAGCGGAGAGCGTGCGCCACGCCGTGGGGGCGGGCGCCCGGTCGGTGGCCCTGATTCCGGTGCGGGGCGGCAACGGGGAGCTGGAGCGGCTGCGGGGGCTCGGGCTGTTTGAACCGCCGGATCTGGCGTTGCTGGAGGAGTGTCTGGCGGAGGGGCTGCGGGCGGCCGAGGCGTCCCTCGCCGTGCAGGTGGACCCTTGGGACCTCGAACAGGTCGCCGCCGGTTGCGACGCCTGCCGGGACGCCCGCGTCGCGGCGATCCGGGAAATGAACCGGACAGGTGCGCCGCCACGGACGGTGGGCGGTGATCGCGGCTGA
- a CDS encoding asparagine synthase-related protein: MQVTADRGRIVSARTMPRTVLLAWEGMTVDKPIARVLNLIDDREQRLWTLTPDQARRRLLDGPEAVLGIDGSFALAARRGVDVVMARSLDRPMRYFLAKESSGPMLVIAQRIDEIRDCLAAEGYLDQFHPTYTRMVPAHHATTLRLVGCPDPNPTHERFFDPPRGTLPPDLDLIGERYVEALMFELRGWLDALPAGAAREPLGVCFSGGIDSGAVLLALNRALLESGRSAARLKAFTLRVGAGAGDAEQAREFLRRMDLEILGEEIEADAAAVDPLAAIEVIEDYKPLDVECAAVGLALLRGIRARYPDWRLLVDGDGGDENLKDYPLEENHELTITSVVNNSMLYQEGWGVDAVKHSQTYSGGLGRATVRTHAPARLLGFEGFSPFARPAVVAVAEAIPFATLVGGSHEALYELKGEVVRRGMKRVLGVDFPVFPKRRFQEGAASEDVFEAAFDRPPEQYRRHFQSLYA, translated from the coding sequence ATGCAGGTCACCGCCGATCGTGGTCGGATCGTGTCGGCGCGGACCATGCCGCGGACCGTGCTTCTGGCCTGGGAGGGAATGACCGTGGACAAGCCCATCGCCCGTGTACTCAACCTGATCGACGACCGTGAACAGCGCCTCTGGACGCTGACGCCGGACCAGGCGCGACGGCGCCTGCTCGACGGCCCCGAGGCGGTGCTCGGGATCGACGGTTCGTTCGCCCTGGCCGCCCGCCGCGGCGTCGATGTCGTGATGGCCCGCAGCCTGGACCGGCCGATGCGCTACTTCCTGGCCAAGGAGTCGTCGGGGCCGATGCTGGTCATCGCCCAGCGCATCGACGAGATCAGGGACTGCCTCGCCGCCGAGGGCTATCTCGACCAGTTCCACCCGACCTATACGCGGATGGTCCCCGCGCACCACGCGACGACGCTGCGCCTGGTCGGCTGCCCGGACCCGAACCCGACGCACGAGCGTTTCTTCGACCCACCCCGGGGCACGCTGCCGCCGGACCTCGACCTGATCGGCGAGCGCTACGTCGAGGCGCTGATGTTCGAACTCCGCGGCTGGCTCGACGCCCTGCCGGCCGGAGCCGCCCGGGAACCGCTCGGGGTCTGCTTCTCCGGCGGCATCGACAGCGGCGCGGTGCTCCTGGCCCTCAACCGCGCGCTGCTCGAGTCGGGCCGGAGCGCCGCCCGGCTCAAGGCGTTTACCCTCCGGGTCGGCGCGGGCGCCGGCGACGCCGAGCAGGCGCGGGAGTTTCTGCGCCGCATGGACCTCGAGATACTGGGCGAGGAGATCGAGGCCGACGCCGCTGCCGTCGATCCCCTGGCCGCGATCGAGGTGATCGAGGACTACAAGCCGCTCGACGTCGAGTGCGCCGCGGTCGGTCTCGCCCTGCTGCGAGGGATCCGGGCCCGCTACCCCGACTGGCGGCTGCTGGTCGACGGCGACGGCGGTGACGAGAACCTGAAGGACTATCCGCTGGAGGAGAACCACGAGCTGACCATCACCAGCGTGGTCAACAACTCGATGCTCTACCAGGAGGGCTGGGGGGTCGACGCGGTCAAGCACTCCCAGACCTACTCGGGCGGCCTCGGCCGGGCCACCGTTCGCACCCACGCGCCGGCGCGTCTGCTCGGCTTCGAAGGCTTCAGCCCGTTCGCCCGGCCGGCGGTCGTCGCGGTGGCCGAGGCGATCCCCTTCGCGACCCTGGTCGGCGGCTCCCACGAGGCGCTCTACGAGTTGAAGGGCGAGGTCGTGCGCCGCGGCATGAAGCGGGTTCTCGGCGTCGACTTCCCGGTCTTCCCGAAGCGCCGCTTCCAGGAGGGCGCGGCTTCGGAGGACGTGTTCGAGGCCGCCTTCGACCGGCCGCCCGAGCAGTACCGCCGGCACTTCCAGTCTCTCTACGCCTGA
- a CDS encoding type II secretion system F family protein, whose translation MFRAPWLADEDELLAPEPDEPEPPRPWQPRWFRPGRRVGPKTLAVFSRQLAVLLDAGLPLLQGLDILSIQGQHAGLRAILLEIRSEVEAGAGLAEAMKRRPRAFNDLYVNLVAAGEASGALHPVMDRLATHIEKVAKLRNQVRSALTYPAAILAVASAVVFLILWKVIPVFRHLFADLGGDLPFLTRLVVGVSEFIGAYVLVLLGGAAAAVFAASRLLRTRQGRQWADRLVLRLPVVGKLMQRIIVGRACRTLSVLLASGIPILDALRTAAGAAGNTVVSEALETVRNEVEQGGSIHAALRRTNVFPTMLCQIVYVGEQTGKLSPMLNRIADFYEEEVDTDVESLMKLLEPALITVLGVVIGGIVISMYLPMYSALTRIG comes from the coding sequence GTGTTCCGCGCGCCCTGGCTCGCCGATGAGGACGAGCTGCTCGCACCGGAGCCTGACGAGCCCGAACCGCCGCGGCCTTGGCAGCCGCGCTGGTTCCGCCCCGGGCGCCGGGTCGGGCCGAAGACGCTCGCCGTGTTCAGCCGCCAGTTGGCCGTCCTGCTGGACGCGGGCCTGCCGCTGCTCCAGGGCCTGGACATCCTGAGCATCCAGGGCCAGCACGCCGGGCTCCGCGCCATCCTGCTGGAGATCCGCTCCGAGGTCGAAGCGGGTGCTGGCCTCGCCGAGGCGATGAAGCGCCGGCCGCGGGCCTTCAACGACCTCTACGTGAACCTGGTCGCCGCAGGCGAAGCCAGCGGCGCTCTCCATCCCGTGATGGACCGTCTCGCCACCCACATCGAGAAGGTGGCGAAGCTCCGCAACCAGGTCCGGTCCGCCCTCACCTATCCGGCCGCCATCCTCGCCGTCGCCTCCGCGGTCGTGTTCCTCATCCTGTGGAAGGTGATCCCCGTGTTCCGGCACCTGTTCGCCGACCTGGGAGGCGATCTTCCCTTCCTGACCCGGCTGGTGGTCGGCGTCAGCGAGTTCATCGGCGCCTACGTGCTCGTTCTGCTCGGGGGCGCCGCCGCGGCGGTGTTCGCGGCGAGCCGGCTTCTCCGCACCCGGCAGGGCCGCCAATGGGCCGACCGGCTGGTGCTGCGGCTGCCGGTGGTCGGCAAGCTGATGCAGCGGATCATCGTGGGACGGGCCTGCCGCACCCTCTCCGTCCTGCTGGCCTCGGGCATACCGATCCTCGACGCGCTGAGGACCGCCGCCGGCGCCGCCGGCAACACGGTCGTCTCCGAGGCCCTCGAGACCGTGCGCAACGAGGTCGAACAGGGCGGCTCGATCCACGCCGCGCTGCGCCGGACGAACGTCTTCCCGACGATGCTGTGCCAGATCGTCTACGTCGGCGAACAGACCGGCAAGCTCAGTCCGATGCTCAACCGCATCGCCGACTTCTACGAGGAGGAAGTCGACACGGACGTGGAGAGCCTGATGAAGCTGCTCGAGCCGGCGCTCATCACCGTCCTCGGTGTCGTCATCGGCGGCATCGTCATCTCGATGTACCTGCCGATGTACTCCGCGCTCACCCGGATCGGCTAA
- a CDS encoding molybdopterin molybdotransferase MoeA: protein MLSPEDAWTAIAAEAETLPVEQVSRADAVGRVLAAGLTATVDVPAHDVSAMDGFSLGGDVKAGAVLPVDGIVAAGDPPGAELRPGAALRIMTGAPAPAGADRVIPIEQTEFEAGDAGTGTVRIVETVPAGSHIRRQAEVTAAGGPLLAVGELLTPGGTGVLATHGIHEAPVYRRPTVATLSTGDEVVPAEAEPGPGQLRDSHRDFLRAALSQLGIEARSLGIARDDPAELRARVERGLDSDVLLISGGVSMGEFDFVEQVLGDTGLGCRILFDAVAIQPGKPLVAARHDRGWVFGLPGNPASAMVTYWLLVRPLLRQMTGIADGFWQGALRGRLKGGLPFAKGRDRFLPCRLEFSSGEVHVDPRPPLGSHDLVAYGAGAGLVRVPKFSAAAAAGESCEALPL from the coding sequence ATGCTCTCTCCCGAGGACGCCTGGACCGCGATCGCCGCGGAGGCGGAGACGCTGCCGGTCGAACAGGTCAGCCGCGCCGACGCGGTCGGCCGGGTGCTCGCCGCGGGCCTGACCGCGACCGTCGACGTGCCCGCCCACGACGTCTCGGCGATGGACGGTTTCTCCCTTGGCGGCGATGTCAAGGCGGGCGCCGTTCTACCGGTCGACGGCATCGTCGCCGCCGGCGACCCGCCCGGAGCGGAACTCCGTCCCGGCGCGGCTCTGCGAATCATGACCGGGGCACCAGCACCAGCCGGGGCCGACCGGGTGATTCCCATAGAGCAGACCGAGTTCGAGGCCGGCGACGCAGGCACGGGCACCGTCCGCATCGTGGAGACGGTGCCGGCGGGGAGCCACATCCGCCGCCAGGCCGAAGTCACGGCGGCCGGCGGGCCGCTGCTCGCGGTGGGCGAACTGCTGACCCCCGGCGGCACCGGCGTGCTGGCGACCCACGGCATCCACGAAGCGCCGGTCTACCGCCGACCGACCGTTGCAACGCTCTCCACCGGCGACGAGGTCGTCCCCGCCGAGGCCGAACCCGGCCCGGGTCAGCTCCGCGACTCCCACCGCGACTTCCTCCGTGCCGCCCTGTCGCAGCTTGGCATCGAGGCCCGTTCCCTCGGCATCGCCCGCGACGATCCGGCCGAACTGCGCGCCAGGGTCGAGCGCGGGCTGGACTCCGACGTGCTCCTGATCTCCGGCGGCGTTTCCATGGGCGAGTTCGACTTCGTCGAGCAGGTTCTGGGCGACACCGGCCTCGGTTGCCGCATCCTGTTCGACGCGGTCGCGATCCAGCCGGGCAAGCCGCTGGTAGCGGCTCGCCACGACCGGGGATGGGTGTTCGGCCTTCCGGGCAACCCGGCCTCGGCGATGGTCACCTACTGGCTCCTGGTTCGGCCGCTGCTCCGGCAGATGACAGGCATTGCCGACGGCTTCTGGCAGGGAGCGCTCCGCGGGAGGCTCAAGGGAGGCCTGCCGTTCGCCAAGGGCCGCGACCGGTTCCTGCCCTGCCGGCTCGAGTTCTCGTCCGGCGAAGTGCACGTCGACCCGCGGCCGCCCCTGGGTTCTCATGATCTTGTCGCCTACGGAGCCGGCGCCGGTCTGGTGCGCGTGCCGAAGTTCAGCGCCGCGGCCGCTGCGGGAGAGTCGTGCGAGGCGCTGCCCCTGTGA
- a CDS encoding zinc ribbon domain-containing protein, with protein MPLYEYQCTECEATLEAIQAFSAPPLEECPECGRSSLKKLLSAPAFQFKGSGWYVNDYARKDNGNGEKSNGDATNGKPATSEASSDQGKKSSGSTSSKSETSSPAATP; from the coding sequence ATGCCCCTTTACGAGTACCAGTGCACCGAATGCGAGGCGACCCTGGAGGCCATCCAGGCTTTCTCGGCGCCGCCCCTCGAGGAGTGCCCCGAGTGCGGCCGGTCCAGCCTGAAGAAGCTGCTCTCGGCGCCCGCCTTCCAGTTCAAGGGCAGCGGCTGGTACGTCAACGACTACGCCCGCAAGGACAACGGCAACGGCGAGAAGTCCAACGGCGACGCCACCAACGGCAAGCCGGCTACTTCCGAAGCGTCGTCGGACCAGGGCAAGAAGTCGAGCGGCTCGACGTCCTCGAAGAGCGAGACCTCAAGCCCCGCCGCCACCCCGTAA